Sequence from the Candidatus Latescibacter sp. genome:
TGCGGAATCCTCCGGAGCAAATCCCAGCCGAAATGATCGTATAGTTTCAGGAGTTAGGCCGCGACCGAGCAGGTAATCCATACCAGCCTTTCCCTCTTCGGAAGAAAGGGAGAGGTGAAAATATTCAGCGGCGGTGAGGTTGGCGGCGATGATCCGGTCGGTGTCTTCTTTGGCGCCGGGGCTGAACGATTCCTTACGGGGCATCTCGAGGCCGGCACGTTCGGTGAGCTGCTCTATCGCTTCGAGGAAGCTCATGCCGGTTATATCCATGAGGAAGCTGATGACATCGCCGCCTTTTCCGCACCCGAAGCAGTAGTAAAACTGCCCCGCACGGTTCACATTGAACGAAGGCGTCTTCTCGTTATGGAAGGGACACAGGCCGATGGTGGCAGAGCCGCGTTTTTTCAATTCTACATACTCGCCGATGACATCGGCGATATCTATCCGGCCCTTGACTTCCTCTTTAAACGTGGAAAAATCGTCGTACATCGAAACTCCAAAAGAAGAATACTGAATCCAGGAGTCAGAATCCAGAATTCAAGCTTATCCGCAAATAAGGCGAACAGGCAAAAAGTAATTTTTACATTATTTTCTGGTGTTTTTAAACCTCACCCCCTGTCCCCCTCTCCTAGTCAGGAGAGGGGGTAACTCATTGCTGGCTATGTTTTTACCCTCTCATGAATAGGAGAGGGTGGCCGAAGGCCGGGTGAGGTTTTCGTCAATTCGGAGAGTTTTTAAATACTTTTTACCGGATCATCTTACAAGATTTACAAGATTATAACGATGTGTGAATCCCGCAAGACATCTTATCTCTTTTCTATCTTCTGCCTTCTCTATTCTTTCTCTGCGAACTTTGCGAACTTTGCGAGAGGCTCTTTTTTATTCTGGATTCTGGATTCTGGCGCCTGAATTCTTTCTTTGCCTTTTTGTCTTTATTCCAGCGATTCACGGTCAATCCTGTACATAACCAGCCCGGAGAGCGTTTTGGGATAGAAGTAGGTGGATTTCTGCGGCATGCGGTTGCCATTGAGCACCCGCGGGAACATCTCTTCAGGCCGGATGGGGTTCAGGAAAAAGGCAATCTGGTCCTTGCGCCGATTGACATCATCGATCGCATGGTCGGGACTCTGGCTGAAATGCAGTCGCTTCCCGGCGGCGATATCCTCACGGGTGATGTTCAGGATTTTTTCAATGATCTTACCATGCAGGATTTCCACGTCCAATTCCTTGGGAACCGCCGGATGTTTCAGCCGCGCAATCCCGAATTCCCCTCCGGTATAGAAACCGATTACGCTGTCAGCCGTCGAATTCTTTTTCATGAGCTTGAGCATCTCCGGAATAGTTACTCTTGCCGGGAATTCCACCTCAAAGTCCGAGGATAGTTTCTCCAGAAAAATTTCGCGGCTGAATGACGGCATATCACCCGCCTTGCGGTGGGTGGGAAGAATGGTCATTCCGGGATCGTCGACGCTGGAAAAATACATGGATATATAGTCAAACGGATCATCCGCTTTCTCGCGCACAGGTGCCATAAATTCACGGTAGGCGAGGGCGGTTTCATACCGGTGATGGCCGTCGGCGATGATGATTGCCCGATCCCGCATCCTTTCCTGGATTCGATATATCGTTTCCGGTTCATGAAGTATCCACATCTTCCGGTGAATATCCTGTTCATCCCGAAAGGAGACTTCCGGAGCGCCGGAGGAGGCTTTCCGGAGAAGCTCCTGAACTTCCTGTTCCGGGTCGCGGTAAATACCGAAAACCTGGCTGAGATTGGTCCGGGTGGCCTTGACCAGGTTCAGCCGATCGATTTTAGGGCCGGACAGGGTACGTTCGTGGGGATAGATTCCCCGCCCGAATTCTTCCAGCCGTACCAATCCCACAAAACCATAGCGGGTTCGTGTTTCACCCTCAAGCTCGAATGTTTCTGAACGAATATAGAACGCCGGAGCGTCC
This genomic interval carries:
- a CDS encoding DUF1015 domain-containing protein, with amino-acid sequence MPILRPFRALRYDTKVAGDIRDLVAPPYDIIYDEWRDRLYTRNPYNIIRLIKTRDDPEEGDAPDKYRRAAEYISSWMEKGILRREDAPAFYIRSETFELEGETRTRYGFVGLVRLEEFGRGIYPHERTLSGPKIDRLNLVKATRTNLSQVFGIYRDPEQEVQELLRKASSGAPEVSFRDEQDIHRKMWILHEPETIYRIQERMRDRAIIIADGHHRYETALAYREFMAPVREKADDPFDYISMYFSSVDDPGMTILPTHRKAGDMPSFSREIFLEKLSSDFEVEFPARVTIPEMLKLMKKNSTADSVIGFYTGGEFGIARLKHPAVPKELDVEILHGKIIEKILNITREDIAAGKRLHFSQSPDHAIDDVNRRKDQIAFFLNPIRPEEMFPRVLNGNRMPQKSTYFYPKTLSGLVMYRIDRESLE